A DNA window from Setaria viridis chromosome 2, Setaria_viridis_v4.0, whole genome shotgun sequence contains the following coding sequences:
- the LOC117845076 gene encoding serine/threonine-protein kinase PBL34 isoform X2, producing MGLAPPELGQFDGWESSGEEERERWGWCRRSRRGSSRRRASPKGAADDDTTVATGCCIRLWPVGSCPPPPTTRSKVDTSTSSASTHGEKSTENGSKNQPAALVVSGSTTTSNAESSSSASKVGEEIKVASQLRKFAFNDLKCATRNFRPESLLGEGGFGCVFKGWIEENGTAPVKPGTGLTVAVKTLNHDGLQGHKEWVAEVDFLGNLHHPNLVRLIGYCVEDDQRLLVYEFMPRGSLDNHLFRRSLPLPWAVRMKVALGAAKGLAFLHEEAERPVIYRDFKTSNILLDAEYNAKLSDFGLAKDGPVGDKTHVSTRVMGTYGYAAPEYVMTGHLTSKSDVYSFGVVLLEMMSGRRSMDKNRPNGEHNLVEWARPLLGERQRFYKLIDPRLEGNFSVKGAQKAAQLARACLSRDPKARPLMSQVVEALKPLLNLKDMASSSYFYQTMQAERMAHSSSMNGRTLKSQGPFAARNGQQPVRSLSDGPRASPFRYSPKPNMK from the exons ATGGGGCTCGCGCCGCCGGAGCTGGGGCAGTTCGACGGGTGGGAGAGCtccggggaggaggagcgggagcgcTGGGGCTggtgccgccgcagccgccgcggcagcagcaggcgccgcGCGTCCCCCAAgggcgccgccgacgacgacaccACCGTCGCCACCGGGTGCTGCATCCGCCTCTGGCCCGTGGgcagctgcccgccgccgccgacgacgaggtCCAAGGTCGACACCTCCACCAGCAGCGCCAGCACGCACGGCG AGAAGTCAACTGAAAATGGTAGCAAGAACCAACCGGCTGCATTAGTAGTCTCTGGTTCTACAACTACTAGTAACGCTGAGAGCAGTTCATCTGCATCTAAAGTTGGAGAGGAAATAAAAGTTGCCTCTCAGCTGCGTAAGTTTGCATTCAATGATCTAAAATGTGCCACAAGGAACTTCCGGCCTGAAAGCCTTCTTGGAGAAGGGGGTTTTGGATGTGTTTTTAAGGGGTGGATTGAGGAGAATGGAACTGCCCCTGTGAAACCTGGTACAGGTCTCACAGTTGCTGTCAAGACGCTCAATCATGATGGGCTTCAAGGGCACAAAGAATGGGTG GCTGAAGTTGATTTTCTTGGAAACCTTCACCATCCCAATTTGGTGAGGTTGATTGGCTATTGTGTTGAAGATGACCAAAGATTGCTGGTGTACGAATTCATGCCCCGTGGCAGTTTGGATAACCATCTATTCAGAA GGTCTCTTCCTCTTCCATGGGCTGTCAGAATGAAGGTTGCTCTTGGAGCAGCAAAGGGTCTTGCTTTCCTTCATGAAGAAGCAGAAAGACCAGTCATTTATCGTGATTTTAAAACATCTAATATACTGTTAGATGCG GAGTATAATGCAAAGCTCTCAGATTTTGGGCTTGCCAAAGACGGCCCTGTAGGTGATAAAACTCATGTCTCTACTCGAGTAATGGGGACCTATGGTTATGCAGCACCGGAGTATGTCATGACAG GTCATTTGACATCAAAAAGTGATGTGTACAGCTTTGGAGTAGTGCTTCTTGAGATGATGTCTGGGCGCAGGTCAATGGACAAGAACCGCCCTAACGGCGAGCACAACCTCGTCGAGTGGGCGCGCCCCCTCCTAGGAGAGAGGCAGCGGTTCTACAAGCTAATCGACCCTCGCCTGGAGGGCAACTTCTCTGTCAAGGGCGCCCAGAAGGCAGCGCAGCTGGCGCGTGCCTGCCTCAGCCGTGACCCCAAGGCGCGCCCGCTGATGAGCCAGGTGGTGGAAGCCCTCAAGCCGCTGCTGAACCTCAAGGACATGGCCAGCTCCTCCTACTTCTACCAGACGATGCAGGCAGAGCGGAtggcgcactcgagcagcatGAACGGGAGGACCCTCAAGTCACAGGGCCCTTTCGCGGCACGGAACGGGCAGCAGCCGGTGAGGAGCCTCTCCGACGGGCCCCGCGCCTCCCCGTTCCGCTACTCGCCGAAGCCAAACATGAAGTGA
- the LOC117845076 gene encoding serine/threonine-protein kinase PBL34 isoform X1, which produces MGLAPPELGQFDGWESSGEEERERWGWCRRSRRGSSRRRASPKGAADDDTTVATGCCIRLWPVGSCPPPPTTRSKVDTSTSSASTHGAEKSTENGSKNQPAALVVSGSTTTSNAESSSSASKVGEEIKVASQLRKFAFNDLKCATRNFRPESLLGEGGFGCVFKGWIEENGTAPVKPGTGLTVAVKTLNHDGLQGHKEWVAEVDFLGNLHHPNLVRLIGYCVEDDQRLLVYEFMPRGSLDNHLFRRSLPLPWAVRMKVALGAAKGLAFLHEEAERPVIYRDFKTSNILLDAEYNAKLSDFGLAKDGPVGDKTHVSTRVMGTYGYAAPEYVMTGHLTSKSDVYSFGVVLLEMMSGRRSMDKNRPNGEHNLVEWARPLLGERQRFYKLIDPRLEGNFSVKGAQKAAQLARACLSRDPKARPLMSQVVEALKPLLNLKDMASSSYFYQTMQAERMAHSSSMNGRTLKSQGPFAARNGQQPVRSLSDGPRASPFRYSPKPNMK; this is translated from the exons ATGGGGCTCGCGCCGCCGGAGCTGGGGCAGTTCGACGGGTGGGAGAGCtccggggaggaggagcgggagcgcTGGGGCTggtgccgccgcagccgccgcggcagcagcaggcgccgcGCGTCCCCCAAgggcgccgccgacgacgacaccACCGTCGCCACCGGGTGCTGCATCCGCCTCTGGCCCGTGGgcagctgcccgccgccgccgacgacgaggtCCAAGGTCGACACCTCCACCAGCAGCGCCAGCACGCACGGCG CAGAGAAGTCAACTGAAAATGGTAGCAAGAACCAACCGGCTGCATTAGTAGTCTCTGGTTCTACAACTACTAGTAACGCTGAGAGCAGTTCATCTGCATCTAAAGTTGGAGAGGAAATAAAAGTTGCCTCTCAGCTGCGTAAGTTTGCATTCAATGATCTAAAATGTGCCACAAGGAACTTCCGGCCTGAAAGCCTTCTTGGAGAAGGGGGTTTTGGATGTGTTTTTAAGGGGTGGATTGAGGAGAATGGAACTGCCCCTGTGAAACCTGGTACAGGTCTCACAGTTGCTGTCAAGACGCTCAATCATGATGGGCTTCAAGGGCACAAAGAATGGGTG GCTGAAGTTGATTTTCTTGGAAACCTTCACCATCCCAATTTGGTGAGGTTGATTGGCTATTGTGTTGAAGATGACCAAAGATTGCTGGTGTACGAATTCATGCCCCGTGGCAGTTTGGATAACCATCTATTCAGAA GGTCTCTTCCTCTTCCATGGGCTGTCAGAATGAAGGTTGCTCTTGGAGCAGCAAAGGGTCTTGCTTTCCTTCATGAAGAAGCAGAAAGACCAGTCATTTATCGTGATTTTAAAACATCTAATATACTGTTAGATGCG GAGTATAATGCAAAGCTCTCAGATTTTGGGCTTGCCAAAGACGGCCCTGTAGGTGATAAAACTCATGTCTCTACTCGAGTAATGGGGACCTATGGTTATGCAGCACCGGAGTATGTCATGACAG GTCATTTGACATCAAAAAGTGATGTGTACAGCTTTGGAGTAGTGCTTCTTGAGATGATGTCTGGGCGCAGGTCAATGGACAAGAACCGCCCTAACGGCGAGCACAACCTCGTCGAGTGGGCGCGCCCCCTCCTAGGAGAGAGGCAGCGGTTCTACAAGCTAATCGACCCTCGCCTGGAGGGCAACTTCTCTGTCAAGGGCGCCCAGAAGGCAGCGCAGCTGGCGCGTGCCTGCCTCAGCCGTGACCCCAAGGCGCGCCCGCTGATGAGCCAGGTGGTGGAAGCCCTCAAGCCGCTGCTGAACCTCAAGGACATGGCCAGCTCCTCCTACTTCTACCAGACGATGCAGGCAGAGCGGAtggcgcactcgagcagcatGAACGGGAGGACCCTCAAGTCACAGGGCCCTTTCGCGGCACGGAACGGGCAGCAGCCGGTGAGGAGCCTCTCCGACGGGCCCCGCGCCTCCCCGTTCCGCTACTCGCCGAAGCCAAACATGAAGTGA
- the LOC117845181 gene encoding hypersensitive-induced response protein-like protein 2: MGQVLGLVQVDQSTVAIKETFGKFSEVLEPGCHFLPWCIGQQVAGYLSLRVRQLDVRCETKTKDNVFVTVVASVQYRALADKASDAFYKLSNTREQIQSYVFDVIRATVPKLELDDAFEQKNDIAKAVEEELEKAMSTYGYEIVQTLIVDIEPDDRVKRAMNEINAAARMRLAASEKAEAEKIIQIKKAEGEAESKYLAGVGIARQRQAIVDGLRDSVLAFSENVPGTTAKDIMDMVLVTQYFDTMKEIGASSKSSSVFIPHGPGAVKDVAAQIRDGLLQASQ; encoded by the exons ATGGGTCAGGTTTTGGGTTTAGTGCAAGTTGATCAGTCAACTGTCGCCATCAAAGAAACTTTTGGCAAGTTCAGTGAGGTCCTGGAGCCTGGTTGCCACTTCCTACCCTGGTGCATAGGGCAGCAGGTTGCTGGTTACCTCTCCCTGCGTGTGCGGCAGCTGGATGTCCGCtgtgaaacaaaaacaaag GACAATGTCTTCGTCACTGTTGTTGCATCTGTCCAATACCGTGCGCTTGCTGATAAAGCATCTGATGCCTTCTACAAGCTGAGCAACACCAGGGAACAAATTCAATCATATGTATTTGATG TCATTAGAGCCACTGTTCCAAAGCTGGAATTGGATGACGCATTTGAGCAGAAGAATGACATTGCAAAAGCTGTTGAAGAGGAGCTTGAAAAG GCAATGTCTACATATGGCTATGAGATCGTGCAAACTCTGATTGTTGATATTGAGCCTGATGACCGTGTCAAGAGAGCAATGAACGAGATCAATGCAG CTGCTAGGATGAGGTTGGCAGCCAGCGAGAAAGCTGAGGCCGAGAAGATAATCCAGATCAAGAAAGCTGAAGGAGAGGCCGAGTCCAAGTACCTGGCTGGTGTGGGTATTGCAAGGCAGCGTCAGGCCATTGTGGACGGGCTGAGGGACAGCGTTCTTGCCTTCTCAGAGAACGTCCCTGGCACCACTGCCAAGGATATCATGGACATGGTCCTGGTCACCCAGTACTTCGACACCATGAAGGAGATTGGGGCCTCATCGAAGTCCTCTTCAGTGTTCATCCCCCATGGTCCTGGAGCTGTCAAGGATGTCGCGGCACAGATAAGAGATGGCCTCCTGCAAGCCAGTCAGTGA
- the LOC117845183 gene encoding uncharacterized protein isoform X1, which translates to MAPPLREEEGGDSAAVEASALRAPAHVMARVFSQLDCVDLLSCSLVCKQWYRDSAELREEWRKEYLDAWNQFGLSVTREPQPLCPTCSLRSLRSLCP; encoded by the exons atggcgccgccgctgcgggaggaggagggcggcgattCGGCGGCCGTGGAGGCGTCGGCGCTGCGGGCGCCGGCGCACGTGATGGCGCGGGTGTTCTCGCAGCTGGACTGCGTCGATCTCCTCAGCTGCTCCCTCGTCTGCAA GCAATGGTACCGCGATTCTGCAGAGCTTAgggaggagtggaggaaggAGTACTTGGATGCTTGGAACCAGTTCGGATTGTCCGTGACGCGTGAGCCGCAACCACTATGCCCTACTTGTTCACTCAGAAGCCTGCGTAGTCTGTGCCCTTGA
- the LOC117845183 gene encoding uncharacterized protein isoform X2, translating to MAPPLREEEGGDSAAVEASALRAPAHVMARVFSQLDCVDLLSCSLVCKDDMCALWLWFILFSVASVEEEIWRWSIDIYE from the exons atggcgccgccgctgcgggaggaggagggcggcgattCGGCGGCCGTGGAGGCGTCGGCGCTGCGGGCGCCGGCGCACGTGATGGCGCGGGTGTTCTCGCAGCTGGACTGCGTCGATCTCCTCAGCTGCTCCCTCGTCTGCAA GGATGATATGTGTGCTCTCTGGCTTTGGTTCATCCTTTTTTCGGTGGCATCTGTTGAAGAGGAGATCTGGAGATGGTCAATTGATATCTATGAGTGA
- the LOC117843310 gene encoding mitochondrial outer membrane protein porin 1 has protein sequence MVGPGLYTEIGKKTRDLLYRDYQTDHKFTLTTYTSNGVAVTATSTKKADLIIGEIQSQIKNKNITVDVKANSDSNVITTVTIDEVATPGLKAILSFAVPDQRSGKFELQYLHDYAGVNASIGMTANPIVNLSGSFGTKALAVGADISLDTATGNFTKYNAGLSVTHEDLIASLNLNNKGDSLTAAYYHSVSQLTSTAVGAELTHSFSTNENTLTFGTQHALDPLTVLKARFNNSGKASALIQHEWRPKSLVTISAEVDTKTIEKSSKVGIAVALKP, from the exons ATGGTCGGGCCAGGCCTCTACACCGAGATCGGCAAGAAGACTAGGG ATCTGCTGTACAGGGACTACCAGACGGACCACAAGTTCACTCTCACCACCTACACCTCCAATGGCGTC GCTGTCACAGCTACTAGCACTAAGAAAGCTGACCTGATTATTGGTGAGATCCAGTCACAGATAAAGAACAAGAACATCACCGTAGATGTGAAAGCAAACTCAGACTCAAAT GTTATTACCACGGTTACTATTGATGAGGTTGCAACACCAGGACTGAAGGCCATCTTGAGCTTTGCTGTTCCTGATCAGAGATCTGGAAAG TTTGAGCTTCAGTACTTGCATGATTATGCTGGAGTTAACGCAAGCATTGGTATGACTGCCAATCCTATAGTCAACCTCTCCGGCTCCTTTGGAACCAAGGCTCTGGCAGTTGGTGCAGATATCTCACTTGATACCGCCACTGGGAACTTCACCAAATACAATGCTGGACTGAGCGTCACTCATGAAGACCTTATCGCATCCCTGAACCT GAACAACAAGGGGGACAGCCTAACCGCAGCTTACTACCACAGCGTGAGCCAATTGACCAGCACAGCTGTTGGGGCAGAGCTGACTCACAGCTTCTCAACCAATGAGAACACCCTAACCTTCGGCACCCAGCACGCTCTGGACCCACTGACTGTCTTGAAGGCCCGCTTCAACAACTCCGGCAAGGCCAGCGCGCTGATCCAGCACGAGTGGAGGCCGAAGTCGCTGGTGACCATCTCAGCTGAGGTCGACACCAAGACCATCGAGAAGAGCTCGAAGGTCGGGATCGCAGTGGCCCTCAAGCCCTGA
- the LOC117843309 gene encoding isochorismate synthase 2, chloroplastic isoform X2, protein MPPPPPSSSLYSPGRLLLARPTSATTVGRWSRVSCSLSMNGCTPGAGERGAVCVREARALPAAPAPQDAVGQLRAAVDALGAGAPPAAPSGIIRIEVPIAQRVDAVEWLHAQTALPRCFFSARAPLPDTPALAACGSSNGNGSLSDQCKQPVSVAGVGSAVFFRGTEPFSLADWRAIKRFLSRDCPLIRAYGVIRFDATSDVSVEWEDYGSFYFIVPQVEINELEESSVLATTIAWDDSLSWTWHNALTDLQSLLQKISPCSVQVNKSSLQTTIMSLNHVPTKASWDLAVTKALQMIKGRQRDLVKVVLARCSRYITDTCIDPVELLACLKVEGPNAYQFCIQPSDAPAFVGNSPEQLFHRKYLNISSEALAGTRARGKTRADDFQIGQDLLLSSKEDIEFTIVRDSIKKKLEMICDEVVVHPSKALRKLPRVQHLSAQLAARIRNEDDELFVVYPLKSHADLYENMKFLTVECMPALLVGLEELKASLRLGLGQRYLEKVTAL, encoded by the exons atgccgccgccgccgccgtcttcgtcgCTCTACTcccccggccgcctcctcctggcCCGCCCGACGTCCGCGACGACG GTTGGGAGATGGTCGCGCGTGTCGTGCTCGCTGTCCATGAACGGCTGCACGCCGGGCGCCGGGGAGCGCGGCGCGGTGTGCGTGCGCGAGGCGCGGGCgctgccggccgcgccggcgccgcaggaCGCCGTGGGCCAGCTCAGggccgccgtggacgcgctgggcgccggcgcgccgccagcCGCGCCCTCCGGCATCATCCGCATCGAGGTGCCCATCGCGCAGCGGGTGGACGCCGTCGAGTGGCTGCACGCGCAGACCGCGCTGCCACGCTGCTTCTTCTCGGCGCGGGCGCCGCTGCCCGACAcgcccgccctcgccgcctGCGGCAGCAGCAACGGCAACGGTAGCCTCAGCGATCAGTGCAAGCAGCCGGTGAGCGTCGCGGGAGTGGGCTCGGCGGTCTTCTTCCGCGGGACCGAGCCATTCTCCCTCGCTGATTGGCGCGCAATCAAGAG ATTTCTTTCAAGGGACTGTCCACTGATTCGAGCATACGGCGTCATCCGTTTCGACGCGACGAGCGATGTTTCGGTTGAATGGGAGGACTATGGCTCATTTTACTTCATTGTTCCTCAA GTTGAGATCAATGAGCTTGAGGAGAGCTCAGTCCTTGCGACGACCATCGCGTGGGACGATTCGCTTTCTTGGACATGGCACAACGCTCTGACTGATCTCCAATCATTGTTGCAGAAG ATATCACCTTGCTCTGTACAAGTGAACAAGTCCAGCCTGCAGACAACCATCATGAGTCTCAACCATGTCCCAACCAAGGCATCTTGGGATCTTGCAGTTACTAAAGCTCTGCAGATGATCAAAGGGAGGCAAAGAGATTTGGTAAAG GTTGTATTGGCAAGGTGTAGCAGATACATTACTGATACTTGCATTGATCCTGTGGAACTGCTAGCTTGCTTGAAG GTTGAGGGCCCAAATGCTTACCAATTCTGCATACAGCCATCGGATGCTCCTGCATTTGTTGGAAATAGT CCAGAGCAACTATTTCACCGGAAATACTTGAACATTTCCAGTGAGGCTTTAGCCGGTACTCGAGCAAGGGGGAAAACAAGGGCAGATGACTTTCAAATTGGTCAGGATTTGCTTCTAAG TAGCAAAGAGGATATTGAATTTACTATAGTGCGGGACAGCATAAAGAAGAAGCTGGAG ATGATATGCGATGAGGTGGTTGTCCATCCCAGCAAGGCTCTTCGGAAACTTCCAAGAGTACAGCATTTGTCAGCACAGTTAGCTGCAAGAATAAGGAACGAAGATGACGAG CTGTTTGTGGTTTACCCACTGAAGAGTCACGCCGATTTATACGAGAATATG AAATTTTTGACCGTGGAATGTATGCCGGCCCTGTTGGTTGGTTTGGAGGAGCTGAAAGCGAGTTTGCGGTTGGGATTAGGTCAGCGTTACTTGGAAAA GGTCACAGCACTTTAG
- the LOC117843309 gene encoding isochorismate synthase 2, chloroplastic isoform X1, with amino-acid sequence MPPPPPSSSLYSPGRLLLARPTSATTVGRWSRVSCSLSMNGCTPGAGERGAVCVREARALPAAPAPQDAVGQLRAAVDALGAGAPPAAPSGIIRIEVPIAQRVDAVEWLHAQTALPRCFFSARAPLPDTPALAACGSSNGNGSLSDQCKQPVSVAGVGSAVFFRGTEPFSLADWRAIKRFLSRDCPLIRAYGVIRFDATSDVSVEWEDYGSFYFIVPQVEINELEESSVLATTIAWDDSLSWTWHNALTDLQSLLQKISPCSVQVNKSSLQTTIMSLNHVPTKASWDLAVTKALQMIKGRQRDLVKVVLARCSRYITDTCIDPVELLACLKVEGPNAYQFCIQPSDAPAFVGNSPEQLFHRKYLNISSEALAGTRARGKTRADDFQIGQDLLLSSKEDIEFTIVRDSIKKKLEMICDEVVVHPSKALRKLPRVQHLSAQLAARIRNEDDEFEILNTLHPTPAVCGLPTEESRRFIREYEIFDRGMYAGPVGWFGGAESEFAVGIRSALLGKGHSTLVYAGVGIVDGTNPSFEWDELDLKASQYAKLLQYQQQHIRYQEAENMGTVIRIEK; translated from the exons atgccgccgccgccgccgtcttcgtcgCTCTACTcccccggccgcctcctcctggcCCGCCCGACGTCCGCGACGACG GTTGGGAGATGGTCGCGCGTGTCGTGCTCGCTGTCCATGAACGGCTGCACGCCGGGCGCCGGGGAGCGCGGCGCGGTGTGCGTGCGCGAGGCGCGGGCgctgccggccgcgccggcgccgcaggaCGCCGTGGGCCAGCTCAGggccgccgtggacgcgctgggcgccggcgcgccgccagcCGCGCCCTCCGGCATCATCCGCATCGAGGTGCCCATCGCGCAGCGGGTGGACGCCGTCGAGTGGCTGCACGCGCAGACCGCGCTGCCACGCTGCTTCTTCTCGGCGCGGGCGCCGCTGCCCGACAcgcccgccctcgccgcctGCGGCAGCAGCAACGGCAACGGTAGCCTCAGCGATCAGTGCAAGCAGCCGGTGAGCGTCGCGGGAGTGGGCTCGGCGGTCTTCTTCCGCGGGACCGAGCCATTCTCCCTCGCTGATTGGCGCGCAATCAAGAG ATTTCTTTCAAGGGACTGTCCACTGATTCGAGCATACGGCGTCATCCGTTTCGACGCGACGAGCGATGTTTCGGTTGAATGGGAGGACTATGGCTCATTTTACTTCATTGTTCCTCAA GTTGAGATCAATGAGCTTGAGGAGAGCTCAGTCCTTGCGACGACCATCGCGTGGGACGATTCGCTTTCTTGGACATGGCACAACGCTCTGACTGATCTCCAATCATTGTTGCAGAAG ATATCACCTTGCTCTGTACAAGTGAACAAGTCCAGCCTGCAGACAACCATCATGAGTCTCAACCATGTCCCAACCAAGGCATCTTGGGATCTTGCAGTTACTAAAGCTCTGCAGATGATCAAAGGGAGGCAAAGAGATTTGGTAAAG GTTGTATTGGCAAGGTGTAGCAGATACATTACTGATACTTGCATTGATCCTGTGGAACTGCTAGCTTGCTTGAAG GTTGAGGGCCCAAATGCTTACCAATTCTGCATACAGCCATCGGATGCTCCTGCATTTGTTGGAAATAGT CCAGAGCAACTATTTCACCGGAAATACTTGAACATTTCCAGTGAGGCTTTAGCCGGTACTCGAGCAAGGGGGAAAACAAGGGCAGATGACTTTCAAATTGGTCAGGATTTGCTTCTAAG TAGCAAAGAGGATATTGAATTTACTATAGTGCGGGACAGCATAAAGAAGAAGCTGGAG ATGATATGCGATGAGGTGGTTGTCCATCCCAGCAAGGCTCTTCGGAAACTTCCAAGAGTACAGCATTTGTCAGCACAGTTAGCTGCAAGAATAAGGAACGAAGATGACGAG TTTGAGATTCTAAATACTCTTCATCCAACTCCAGCTGTTTGTGGTTTACCCACTGAAGAGTCACGCCGATTTATACGAGAATATG AAATTTTTGACCGTGGAATGTATGCCGGCCCTGTTGGTTGGTTTGGAGGAGCTGAAAGCGAGTTTGCGGTTGGGATTAGGTCAGCGTTACTTGGAAAA GGTCACAGCACTTTAGTGTATGCCGGTGTGGGGATCGTTGATGGTACAAACCCATCTTTTGAATGGGATGAGCTTGATCTCAAAGCATCTCAG TATGCAAAGTTATTGCAGTACCAACAACAACATATTCGCTACCAAGAGGCTGAAAATATGGGAACGGTGATACGAATAGAGAAGTAG